In a single window of the Eriocheir sinensis breed Jianghai 21 chromosome 61, ASM2467909v1, whole genome shotgun sequence genome:
- the LOC126986365 gene encoding gastrula zinc finger protein XlCGF7.1-like encodes MSTKSVGKDSLGRVTSLSTPTHSGGRPHQCHECGKKFSKKSHLNTHTLTHTGERPHECHECGKKFTQKSVLNKHTLTHTGERPHECCECGRKFSTKSVLNTHTLTHTGERPHECRECGKKFSRKGNLNTHILGHTGERPYECRECGKKFSMKSNLTTHTLTHTGERPHECHECGKKFSRKNDLNTHTLTHTSERPHECHECGKRFSSMRNLKNHTLNHTGERPHECHECNKKFSLKCNLNTHTLTHTGERPHECHDCGKKFSHNCELKKHMITHTGEKPHECQECGKRFNSKSNFSKHILRHSDLREFECDVCGKHFKVKGDIAKHMKIHFP; translated from the coding sequence ATGAGTaccaagagtgtgggaaaagactccctgggaagggtgacctcactaagtacacccacacactctggaggAAGACCTCAtcaatgccatgagtgtggcaaaaagttcagtaaaaagagtcacctcaacacacacactcttacacacactggtgaaagacctcatgaatgccatgagtgtggcaaaaagttcactcagaagagtgtcctcaacaaacacacccttacacacactggtgaaagacctcatgaatgctgtGAGTGTGGCAGAAAGTTCAGTACAAAGAGtgtcctcaacacacacacccttacacacactggtgaaagacctcatgaatgccgtgagtgtggcaagaAGTTCAGTCGTAAAggtaaccttaacacacacatccttggacacactggtgaaagaccttatgaatgccgtgagtgtggcaaaaagttcagtatgAAGAGtaacctcaccacacacacccttacacacactggtgaaagacctcatgaatgccatgagtgtggcaaaaagttcagtaggaAGAATGACCTTAACacccacacccttacacacactagtgaaagacctcatgaatgccatgagtgtggcaaaaggttcagtaGTATGAGGAATCTCAAGAATCACACCCTTAatcacactggtgaaagacctcatgaatgccatgagtgcaACAAAAAGTTCAGTCTTAAatgtaacctcaacacacacacccttacacacactggtgaaagacctcatgaatgccatgattgTGGCAAAAAGTTTAGTCATAATTGTGAACTCAAGAAACACATgattacacacactggtgaaaaacctcatgaatgccaagagtgtggcaagagATTCAATTCTAAGTCCAATTTCAGCAAGCACATCCTCAGACACTCTGATCTGAGAGAGTTcgagtgtgatgtttgtgggaagCATTTCAAGGTGAAGGGGGATATTGCCaaacacatgaagatccacttcccctga